TGGTATCACAATTTGACAGCAATAAAGCCATCAGTGCCAGGAGTATATAATTAATTTTTTTCATGTGTTGCTGTGTTAAAATCGGTACCCTAAATTAAGACCTACTCTTGAAATTACATCCGGACTTTTAGCTTTATTGGTAAGGTTGGAGCCAAATCCGACTAAAAATTCAAGCGCAATACTGTCTTTAAAATACATTTTGTATCCTAAACTTCCACCCAAAGCAAAATCGGTGTATTTCGTTTTTTGAGTGGTATAATATCCAATACCGTTTGTGTCTTCTAAACGAATGATTTCTTTATAATCTCCTCCGTTATAGGAACCAAAAATTTCGGCAAAATAATATCTCGATTTACTTTTGGAAAGGGCATAACGCACATACGGGTTGAATTCAAACTTAGGAACGTTATTTCGGTACCCGTTGTCAAAGTCGTCATTGAGTTTACTGCTGTTGGAAAAATTCACATTAAATCCGGTAGAAAAATCTCCATCAAAGAAACGTTCATAGCTCAAACTGGCTTTAGCCGAAACAATAGCCGACAGTATATCTACGCGAAATTCATTCTTTTTACCGGCAATAACTGAGTTTTGTTGGGCTTGCGACAGCAACGAAAACAGCAGCAATAGGCTGAATAGTTTTTTCATCAAAAGAGTATTTTAATTTGAAACGAATATAGTAAATAAAACTATTGTCAGTAGTTAATTTAATCGAAGAAATTAGTCCAAAGTCAATGCTCCCAATATTTCTTCATGCATAAACGGGCCACCCGGATATTTGGCTGTGTAGTCTAAGTTTAGCCAAATTTTGCCCCGTTCATCAATATGATAGTGGATTTTTTTTCCTTTGCTCTCTGTTGGGAATAACTCTTTTTTGATAGCATAATTAATGCGTTCTAAATCTTTTTTGGTTCCAATGTACAGCTCAGGATAGATATGTCCTTTGGTATGAA
Above is a genomic segment from Flavobacterium phycosphaerae containing:
- a CDS encoding DUF3575 domain-containing protein, yielding MKKLFSLLLLFSLLSQAQQNSVIAGKKNEFRVDILSAIVSAKASLSYERFFDGDFSTGFNVNFSNSSKLNDDFDNGYRNNVPKFEFNPYVRYALSKSKSRYYFAEIFGSYNGGDYKEIIRLEDTNGIGYYTTQKTKYTDFALGGSLGYKMYFKDSIALEFLVGFGSNLTNKAKSPDVISRVGLNLGYRF